A stretch of the Denticeps clupeoides chromosome 6, fDenClu1.1, whole genome shotgun sequence genome encodes the following:
- the nono gene encoding non-POU domain-containing octamer-binding protein isoform X2 has translation MQGNRGPRPEHQNHVPQRQNNFQEQQRNQGAGDSNGQHSDNKDQISANLQNFRKPGEKTYTQRSRLFVGNLPSGVTEQDVEKLFSKYGTPSEIFISKERGFGFIRLETKTLADIAKAELDNTQFRGRQIRVRFATHGAALAVKNLPQFVSNELLEEAFSVFGQVERAIVVVDDRGRPTGKGIVEYTSKPAARKALDRCMDGAFLLTAFPRPVTVEPMEQLDDDEGLPEKLINKNQNYHKEREQMPRFAQPGTFEYEYAMRWKALLEMEKQQFDQVDRNIKEAQEKLETEMEAARHEHQVMLMRQDLLRRQEELRRMEELHNQELQKRKQQELRQEEERRRREEEMGLHSDDLMRRQQDGAFKGGNFPESREQDLRMHMPGPVMSRNPLAGGLLSAGPGNMPANEGVGGNSAMSGAAGPMGFPRGPPGPADFGPNKRRRF, from the exons ATGCAAGGCAACAGAGGACCGAGGCCTGAGCACCAGAATCATGTGCCACAGAGACAGAACAATTTTCAGGAGCAGCAGAGGAATCAGGGCGCAGGGGACAGCAATGGGCAGCATTCGGACAATAAAGACCAGATTAGCGCCA ACCTGCAGAATTTTCGGAAGCCTGGTGAAAAGACATATACTCAGCGCAGCAGACTGTTTGTGGGAAACCTGCCGTCCGGAGTGACCGAGCAGGATGTGGAAAAACTCTTCTCCAAGTATGGTACGCCATCAGAGATATTTATCAGCAAGGAGAGAGGCTTTGGGTTCATTAGACTG GAAACCAAAACACTGGCTGACATTGCCAAAGCTGAGCTAGACAACACACAGTTCCGTGGCCGACAAATACGGGTGCGATTTGCTACTCATGGAGCCGCCCTTGCAGTAAAAAACCTGCCCCAGTTTGTCTCCAATGAGCTGCTGGAAGAGGCCTTCTCCGTTTTTGGCCAGGTGGAGAGAGCCATTGTGGTTGTGGATGATCGTGGACGTCCCACAGGCAAGGGAATTGTCGAGTACACATCTAAACCTGCCGCACGGAAAGCTCTGGACCGCTGTATGGATGGGGCATTTCTCCTCACGGC ATTTCCTCGGCCTGTTACCGTGGAGCCCATGGAGCAATTAGATGATGATGAGGGACTGCCTGAAAAACTCATTAACAAAAACCAAAATTATCACAA GGAGAGGGAGCAGATGCCACGCTTCGCGCAGCCAGGCACTTTCGAGTACGAGTATGCCATGCGTTGGAAGGCCCTCCTGGAGATGGAGAAGCAGCAGTTTGATCAGGTGGATCGTAACATTAAGGAAGCTCAGGAGAAGCTAGAGACTGAGATGGAGGCGGCTCGCCATGAGCACCAGGTCATGCTGATGAGGCAGG ATCTTCTGAGGCGCCAGGAAGAACTGAGGCGCATGGAGGAGTTACATAACCAGGAGCTACAAAAGAGGAAGCAGCAGGAGCTACGCCAGGAGGAGGAACGGCGGCGGCGTGAGGAGGAGATGGGCCTCCACAGTGATGACCTCATGAGGAGGCAGCAGGATGGAGCATTCAAGGGAGGCAACTTCCCAGAGAGT AGGGAACAAGATCTGAGGATGCACATGCCAG gACCTGTGATGAGCAGGAACCCTTTAGCAGGAGGTCTTCTTTCTGCAGGGCCAGGCAACATGCCTGCTAATGAG GGTGTTGGAGGGAACAGTGCTATGTCTGGTGCTGCTGGCCCCATGGGTTTCCCTCGTGGCCCTCCGGGGCCTGCCGACTTTGGCCCCAACAAGCGGCGTCGATTCTGA
- the nono gene encoding non-POU domain-containing octamer-binding protein isoform X1 — protein sequence MQGNRGPRPEHQNHVPQRQNNFQEQQRNQGAGDSNGQHSDNKDQISANASFTIDLQNFRKPGEKTYTQRSRLFVGNLPSGVTEQDVEKLFSKYGTPSEIFISKERGFGFIRLETKTLADIAKAELDNTQFRGRQIRVRFATHGAALAVKNLPQFVSNELLEEAFSVFGQVERAIVVVDDRGRPTGKGIVEYTSKPAARKALDRCMDGAFLLTAFPRPVTVEPMEQLDDDEGLPEKLINKNQNYHKEREQMPRFAQPGTFEYEYAMRWKALLEMEKQQFDQVDRNIKEAQEKLETEMEAARHEHQVMLMRQDLLRRQEELRRMEELHNQELQKRKQQELRQEEERRRREEEMGLHSDDLMRRQQDGAFKGGNFPESREQDLRMHMPGPVMSRNPLAGGLLSAGPGNMPANEGVGGNSAMSGAAGPMGFPRGPPGPADFGPNKRRRF from the exons ATGCAAGGCAACAGAGGACCGAGGCCTGAGCACCAGAATCATGTGCCACAGAGACAGAACAATTTTCAGGAGCAGCAGAGGAATCAGGGCGCAGGGGACAGCAATGGGCAGCATTCGGACAATAAAGACCAGATTAGCGCCA ATGCTTCCTTTACCATAGACCTGCAGAATTTTCGGAAGCCTGGTGAAAAGACATATACTCAGCGCAGCAGACTGTTTGTGGGAAACCTGCCGTCCGGAGTGACCGAGCAGGATGTGGAAAAACTCTTCTCCAAGTATGGTACGCCATCAGAGATATTTATCAGCAAGGAGAGAGGCTTTGGGTTCATTAGACTG GAAACCAAAACACTGGCTGACATTGCCAAAGCTGAGCTAGACAACACACAGTTCCGTGGCCGACAAATACGGGTGCGATTTGCTACTCATGGAGCCGCCCTTGCAGTAAAAAACCTGCCCCAGTTTGTCTCCAATGAGCTGCTGGAAGAGGCCTTCTCCGTTTTTGGCCAGGTGGAGAGAGCCATTGTGGTTGTGGATGATCGTGGACGTCCCACAGGCAAGGGAATTGTCGAGTACACATCTAAACCTGCCGCACGGAAAGCTCTGGACCGCTGTATGGATGGGGCATTTCTCCTCACGGC ATTTCCTCGGCCTGTTACCGTGGAGCCCATGGAGCAATTAGATGATGATGAGGGACTGCCTGAAAAACTCATTAACAAAAACCAAAATTATCACAA GGAGAGGGAGCAGATGCCACGCTTCGCGCAGCCAGGCACTTTCGAGTACGAGTATGCCATGCGTTGGAAGGCCCTCCTGGAGATGGAGAAGCAGCAGTTTGATCAGGTGGATCGTAACATTAAGGAAGCTCAGGAGAAGCTAGAGACTGAGATGGAGGCGGCTCGCCATGAGCACCAGGTCATGCTGATGAGGCAGG ATCTTCTGAGGCGCCAGGAAGAACTGAGGCGCATGGAGGAGTTACATAACCAGGAGCTACAAAAGAGGAAGCAGCAGGAGCTACGCCAGGAGGAGGAACGGCGGCGGCGTGAGGAGGAGATGGGCCTCCACAGTGATGACCTCATGAGGAGGCAGCAGGATGGAGCATTCAAGGGAGGCAACTTCCCAGAGAGT AGGGAACAAGATCTGAGGATGCACATGCCAG gACCTGTGATGAGCAGGAACCCTTTAGCAGGAGGTCTTCTTTCTGCAGGGCCAGGCAACATGCCTGCTAATGAG GGTGTTGGAGGGAACAGTGCTATGTCTGGTGCTGCTGGCCCCATGGGTTTCCCTCGTGGCCCTCCGGGGCCTGCCGACTTTGGCCCCAACAAGCGGCGTCGATTCTGA